From a region of the Bradyrhizobium manausense genome:
- a CDS encoding CpaD family pilus assembly protein gives MITARPQTRYRAAVLGSALVGIALALGGCQHDEVATASIPDDYKQRHPIAIEEQNRSIVVFVGHARGGLTAAQRADVMGLASTWLHEGTGAIHIDVPAGTPNARPVAETMREIQAMLAAAGVPPRGIISRPYQPEDKRFLPPIRMTYSRIAAVAGPCGLWPEDLGPSIKNKSWFENKDYYNFGCSYQRNMAAMVDNPSDLEQPRPETPSYMARRVTAFEKYRKGQTTTTSYPEADKAKLSDTGK, from the coding sequence ATGATCACAGCACGACCCCAGACCCGCTACCGCGCCGCCGTCCTCGGTAGCGCGCTCGTCGGTATCGCGCTTGCGCTCGGCGGCTGCCAGCACGACGAAGTGGCGACGGCTTCCATTCCCGACGATTACAAGCAACGTCATCCGATCGCGATCGAGGAACAGAATCGCTCGATCGTCGTGTTCGTCGGCCACGCCCGCGGCGGCCTGACCGCCGCCCAACGCGCCGACGTGATGGGCTTGGCTTCGACCTGGCTGCACGAGGGCACCGGCGCCATCCATATCGACGTGCCCGCGGGAACGCCCAATGCGCGTCCGGTTGCGGAAACCATGCGCGAGATTCAGGCGATGCTGGCGGCGGCGGGCGTTCCCCCGCGCGGCATCATCTCTCGCCCCTACCAGCCGGAAGACAAACGCTTCCTGCCGCCGATCCGGATGACCTATTCCAGGATCGCTGCGGTCGCGGGCCCCTGCGGCCTGTGGCCGGAGGATCTTGGCCCCTCGATCAAGAACAAGAGCTGGTTCGAGAACAAGGACTATTACAACTTCGGCTGTTCCTATCAGCGCAACATGGCAGCCATGGTCGACAATCCGTCGGACCTCGAGCAGCCGCGGCCTGAAACCCCCAGCTACATGGCGCGGCGCGTCACCGCCTTCGAGAAATATCGCAAGGGGCAGACGACGACCACCAGCTATCCCGAGGCCGACAAGGCCAAACTCAGCGACACCGGCAAATGA
- a CDS encoding pilus assembly protein N-terminal domain-containing protein, whose translation MRKEFLRHHARICLLATAAVLASPAIGLAEPTVDTIAVNVDQAKLVRLPGKVATIVVGNPLIADVTLQPGGMIVVTGKGYGATNFIALDRGGEILIDRQIQVEGPSDRLVTVYRGVERESYSCMPLCQRRVTLGDSDNYFNTTMSQAGTLNSNASGTAAAPAAKAN comes from the coding sequence ATGCGTAAAGAGTTCCTGCGCCATCATGCGCGCATCTGTCTTCTGGCTACGGCTGCTGTGCTGGCTTCGCCGGCCATTGGCCTCGCGGAGCCCACCGTCGATACCATCGCCGTGAATGTCGACCAGGCCAAGCTGGTGCGGCTGCCCGGCAAGGTGGCGACGATCGTGGTCGGCAATCCGCTGATCGCCGACGTGACGCTTCAGCCCGGCGGAATGATCGTCGTAACAGGCAAAGGCTACGGCGCCACCAACTTCATCGCGCTCGATCGCGGCGGAGAGATCCTGATCGACCGGCAGATCCAGGTCGAAGGTCCGAGCGACCGGCTTGTGACCGTCTATCGCGGGGTCGAGCGGGAATCCTATAGCTGCATGCCGCTTTGCCAGCGTCGCGTCACGCTCGGCGACAGCGACAACTACTTCAACACCACGATGAGCCAGGCCGGTACGCTGAACAGCAATGCCAGCGGCACGGCGGCCGCGCCGGCGGCCAAGGCGAACTAA
- a CDS encoding A24 family peptidase: protein MILDLARLLLFPALMAFAAASDLFTMTISNRVSLALVAGFFVLAFAGGMAPYEVLSHVGAGALILVVAFTCFAMGWMGGGDAKVAASVALWFGFAQLMDFLLYASLFGGALTLLLLQFRQWPLPFGLAGQAWLARLHAKESGIPYGIALALGALIIYPETEWVKAIDLTHLALR, encoded by the coding sequence ATGATCCTCGACCTCGCGCGCCTTCTGCTCTTCCCGGCCCTGATGGCGTTCGCAGCCGCGAGCGATCTCTTCACCATGACGATTTCGAACCGCGTCTCGCTGGCGCTGGTCGCAGGCTTTTTCGTGCTCGCCTTTGCCGGTGGCATGGCACCTTACGAGGTGCTGAGCCATGTCGGCGCCGGTGCGTTGATCCTCGTCGTGGCCTTCACCTGCTTTGCGATGGGCTGGATGGGCGGCGGAGACGCCAAGGTCGCAGCGTCCGTGGCGCTCTGGTTCGGCTTCGCCCAATTGATGGACTTCCTGCTCTACGCCTCGCTGTTCGGCGGAGCGCTGACGCTGCTCCTGCTGCAGTTCCGGCAATGGCCGTTGCCTTTCGGGCTTGCCGGCCAGGCCTGGCTCGCACGGCTGCACGCCAAGGAGAGCGGCATTCCCTACGGCATCGCGCTCGCGCTTGGCGCGTTGATAATCTACCCCGAGACCGAATGGGTGAAGGCGATCGACCTCACTCACCTCGCGCTGCGCTGA
- a CDS encoding sterol desaturase family protein: MSSLPMQVALMLGETIEKVVPVTFMLAVVFTVLEYFWACNPGPSWWRKREIVTDICYWFFVPVFARTMRIGLLIVTAGFVFNIHDADELIAFYDNGHGPLSQLPLWVQGVLFLVLADFMLYWLHRLFHGGGFWKYHAIHHSSEEISWISAARFHPVNLMLGTIGVDVVLLMAGISPNVMIWVGPFTTFHSAFVHANLNWTFGPFRYLLATPVFHRWHHTSLEEGGDTNFAGTFPIWDVLFGTFRMPKGELPQDYGKDEATMPKEFPGQLAYPFRH, encoded by the coding sequence ATGTCGAGCCTGCCCATGCAAGTCGCCCTGATGCTGGGTGAGACCATCGAGAAGGTGGTTCCTGTCACCTTCATGCTCGCGGTCGTGTTCACCGTGCTCGAGTATTTCTGGGCCTGCAATCCCGGTCCGTCGTGGTGGCGCAAGCGGGAGATCGTGACCGACATCTGCTACTGGTTCTTCGTTCCGGTGTTCGCCCGGACCATGCGGATCGGACTGTTGATCGTCACCGCCGGCTTCGTCTTCAACATCCACGATGCCGACGAGCTGATCGCCTTCTACGACAACGGCCACGGCCCGCTGTCGCAACTGCCGCTCTGGGTGCAGGGCGTGCTGTTCCTGGTCCTGGCCGACTTCATGCTGTACTGGCTGCACCGGCTGTTTCATGGCGGCGGGTTCTGGAAGTACCATGCGATCCATCACTCCTCGGAGGAGATCAGCTGGATCTCGGCGGCCCGCTTCCATCCGGTGAACCTGATGCTCGGCACCATCGGTGTCGACGTCGTGCTGCTGATGGCCGGCATTTCGCCCAACGTGATGATCTGGGTCGGACCGTTCACGACCTTCCATTCCGCCTTCGTGCACGCCAACCTGAACTGGACCTTCGGACCGTTCCGGTATCTGCTGGCGACGCCGGTGTTCCACCGCTGGCACCACACGTCGCTTGAAGAGGGCGGCGACACCAATTTCGCCGGTACCTTTCCGATCTGGGACGTGCTGTTCGGGACCTTCCGTATGCCGAAGGGTGAACTTCCGCAGGACTACGGCAAGGACGAAGCGACCATGCCGAAGGAATTTCCCGGCCAGCTTGCCTATCCGTTCCGGCACTAG
- the cpaB gene encoding Flp pilus assembly protein CpaB — translation MNRARIVVLTVAICAGGIAAYLASSSDSAPPPAAPVAQLPTTDVLVAKNDIGLGQTVKPEDVQWQTWPTATASSTFIRRNERPDGATQVTGSIARAPFIQGEPIRDQKLVKADGSGFMAAILPSGMRAISTEISPETGAGGFILPNDRVDVILTRRLKNPDQSSGAPDIVKSEILLVNVRVLAIDQAPKEKEGQNSVIGKTVTLELNPAQTQVLSSGRQAGTLSLALRSIADVKMSEITLDDSAQKREGVSIIRYGIQSQAAKAQ, via the coding sequence ATGAATAGGGCACGCATAGTCGTCCTGACGGTCGCCATCTGCGCCGGCGGTATCGCCGCGTACCTGGCGAGCAGCTCGGACTCTGCGCCGCCTCCGGCGGCTCCAGTCGCGCAGCTTCCCACTACCGACGTTCTGGTCGCCAAGAACGACATCGGCCTCGGCCAGACCGTGAAGCCGGAAGACGTGCAGTGGCAGACCTGGCCGACCGCGACCGCCAGCTCCACCTTCATCCGCCGCAACGAGCGCCCCGATGGCGCAACCCAGGTCACCGGCTCGATCGCCCGCGCTCCCTTCATCCAGGGTGAGCCGATCCGCGACCAGAAGCTGGTCAAGGCCGACGGCTCCGGCTTCATGGCCGCGATCCTGCCGAGCGGCATGCGCGCCATCTCCACCGAAATCTCGCCGGAAACCGGCGCCGGCGGCTTCATCCTGCCGAACGACCGCGTCGACGTGATTCTCACGCGCCGCCTCAAGAACCCCGATCAGAGCTCCGGCGCTCCTGACATCGTCAAGTCCGAGATCCTCCTGGTCAATGTCCGCGTGCTGGCCATCGACCAGGCTCCGAAGGAGAAGGAAGGCCAGAACTCGGTGATCGGCAAGACCGTGACCCTGGAGCTCAATCCCGCACAGACCCAAGTGCTCTCTTCGGGTCGCCAGGCCGGAACGCTGTCGCTGGCGCTGCGCAGCATCGCCGACGTCAAGATGAGCGAGATCACGCTCGATGACTCCGCGCAGAAGCGTGAGGGCGTTTCGATCATTCGCTACGGCATTCAAAGCCAGGCGGCGAAGGCACAATGA
- a CDS encoding TadE/TadG family type IV pilus assembly protein: MPSPAPSRFKLRTALRRFRGNRRGSAAVEFALVAPIFFALLFAIIETALVFFSGQVLETITQNSARVVLTGQAQSGSVTACAVGGVAKACTQATFKTYVCSQIPALFDCNSLYVDVTSFSSFSAVTLPTHLDAACNFDTNMNYSAGNAGDIVVVRLFYQWPLFVTGLGYNIGCGSTSKRLLVATAAFKNEPY, translated from the coding sequence ATGCCATCGCCTGCACCTTCGAGGTTCAAACTCCGGACTGCACTGCGCAGATTTCGCGGCAATCGTCGCGGATCCGCAGCGGTCGAGTTCGCGCTGGTTGCGCCGATCTTCTTCGCGCTGCTGTTTGCCATCATCGAGACGGCGCTGGTGTTCTTCTCGGGCCAGGTGCTCGAGACCATCACGCAGAATTCCGCGCGCGTGGTGCTGACCGGCCAGGCGCAATCGGGGTCTGTGACGGCTTGCGCGGTGGGCGGCGTCGCCAAGGCTTGCACGCAAGCGACGTTCAAGACCTACGTCTGCAGCCAGATCCCGGCACTGTTTGATTGCAACAGCCTGTACGTCGACGTCACCAGTTTCTCGTCGTTCTCGGCCGTGACGCTGCCCACCCATCTCGATGCGGCCTGTAACTTCGACACCAACATGAACTACAGCGCGGGCAACGCCGGCGACATCGTGGTGGTCCGGCTGTTCTATCAGTGGCCGCTGTTCGTCACCGGGCTTGGCTACAATATCGGCTGCGGCAGCACCAGCAAGCGGTTGCTGGTGGCTACGGCCGCGTTCAAGAACGAGCCCTATTGA
- a CDS encoding TadE/TadG family type IV pilus assembly protein, which yields MQMIAKFWRATRFSAYEFLADGRGLAATEFAVIVPLMLVMFFGTVEFSSAVAIDRKVTLMARTLSDLTSQSTSVADADMTNFFAASTAIMTPYSATPVTATITELYVDSTQTAHVQWSKGSAPRTQKSTVSIPTTLAIAGTYLIFSEVSYIYTPSVGYVLKSAITLSDVSYTRPRQSSCVYYSPDTACTTY from the coding sequence ATGCAGATGATTGCGAAATTCTGGCGGGCGACCCGTTTCTCCGCGTATGAATTCCTGGCCGATGGCAGGGGGCTCGCGGCCACCGAGTTCGCGGTGATCGTGCCGCTGATGCTGGTGATGTTCTTCGGCACGGTCGAATTCTCGTCGGCCGTGGCGATCGATCGCAAGGTGACGCTGATGGCCCGCACGCTGTCGGACCTGACTTCGCAATCGACGTCGGTTGCCGATGCCGACATGACCAATTTCTTCGCGGCATCGACCGCGATCATGACGCCTTATTCCGCGACACCGGTGACGGCGACGATCACCGAGCTCTATGTGGATTCGACGCAGACGGCGCATGTTCAGTGGAGCAAGGGGTCGGCGCCGCGGACCCAGAAATCGACGGTCTCGATTCCGACCACGCTTGCGATCGCCGGCACGTATCTGATCTTCAGCGAGGTCAGCTACATCTACACGCCGTCGGTCGGTTACGTCCTCAAGAGCGCGATCACGCTGAGCGATGTCTCGTATACGCGCCCGCGCCAATCTTCCTGCGTCTATTACAGCCCGGA
- a CDS encoding type II and III secretion system protein family protein: MKCRADLATMRTSTVRALSFSAALALTLNPALTPVIAADYRPAAPPVATDGQMNARFLSLGIGKSIVIDLPRDIKDVLVADPKIANAVVRSSQRAYIIGAAVGQTNIVFFDSAGQQIAAYDIAVKRDLNGVRAALKQILPNSDIQIDGLGDGVVLSGTAANPVEAQQANDLAVRLAGGADKVVNSIVVRGRDQVMLKVTVAEVARNIVKQLGIDLSANLNYGTSVVSFTNSNPFTAYGRNLVDGNNLTTKFGATPSVQATLRAMETAGVVRTLAEPNLTAISGESATFIAGGEFPVPAGYACDPTTHVCTTQISFKKFGISLNFTPVVLSEGKISLRVMTEVSELSNDNAITLSQAVTSSSVNSLTVPSIKTRRAETSLEIPSGGAMAMAGLIQQQTKQAISGLPGLMQLPILGSLFRSRDFVNNTTELVVIVTPYIVRAAAPKDLSRPDDGFAAPADPQAQLIGNVNRIYGVPGRTEPAKNYRGTYGFITD; the protein is encoded by the coding sequence ATGAAATGCAGGGCAGATCTGGCGACGATGCGGACCTCGACGGTTCGTGCCCTGTCGTTCTCGGCCGCTCTCGCGCTGACACTCAACCCGGCGCTGACGCCCGTGATCGCCGCGGACTACCGTCCCGCAGCGCCGCCGGTTGCAACCGACGGCCAGATGAATGCGCGCTTCCTCTCGCTCGGCATCGGCAAGTCGATCGTGATCGACCTGCCGCGCGACATCAAGGACGTGCTCGTCGCCGATCCCAAGATCGCCAATGCCGTGGTGCGCTCGTCCCAGCGCGCCTATATCATCGGTGCTGCCGTCGGCCAGACCAACATCGTGTTCTTCGATTCCGCCGGTCAGCAGATCGCTGCCTATGACATCGCGGTCAAGCGCGACCTCAACGGCGTGCGCGCGGCGCTGAAGCAGATTTTGCCAAATTCCGACATCCAGATCGACGGTCTCGGCGACGGCGTCGTCCTGAGCGGCACCGCGGCCAACCCGGTCGAAGCGCAGCAGGCCAACGATCTCGCGGTTCGCCTTGCCGGCGGCGCCGACAAGGTCGTGAACTCGATCGTGGTCCGCGGCCGCGACCAGGTCATGCTGAAGGTGACGGTCGCGGAAGTCGCGCGCAACATCGTCAAGCAGCTCGGCATCGACCTGTCGGCGAACCTCAACTACGGCACCTCGGTGGTGAGCTTCACCAACTCGAACCCGTTCACCGCCTACGGCCGCAACCTCGTCGACGGCAACAATCTGACCACCAAGTTCGGCGCGACACCGTCGGTGCAGGCGACCCTGCGCGCGATGGAGACGGCGGGCGTGGTGCGCACGCTGGCCGAACCGAACCTGACCGCGATCTCCGGTGAATCCGCGACCTTCATCGCCGGCGGCGAATTTCCGGTGCCGGCGGGCTATGCCTGCGATCCCACCACCCACGTCTGTACCACCCAGATCAGCTTCAAGAAGTTCGGCATTTCGTTGAATTTCACGCCGGTGGTGCTGTCCGAAGGCAAGATCAGCCTTCGGGTAATGACCGAGGTGTCGGAGCTCTCCAACGACAACGCGATCACGCTGTCGCAGGCGGTGACCTCGAGCTCGGTCAACTCGCTGACCGTGCCCTCGATCAAGACCCGCCGCGCCGAGACGTCGCTGGAAATTCCCTCCGGCGGCGCGATGGCGATGGCCGGCCTGATCCAGCAGCAGACCAAGCAGGCGATCAGCGGGTTGCCGGGCCTGATGCAGCTGCCGATTCTCGGCTCGCTGTTCCGCAGCCGCGACTTCGTCAACAACACGACCGAGCTCGTCGTGATCGTGACGCCTTACATCGTGCGCGCAGCTGCGCCAAAGGACCTGTCGCGGCCGGATGACGGCTTCGCGGCACCTGCAGATCCGCAGGCCCAGCTGATCGGCAACGTCAACCGCATCTATGGCGTGCCGGGCCGGACCGAACCGGCAAAGAACTACCGCGGCACCTACGGCTTCATCACCGACTGA
- a CDS encoding Flp family type IVb pilin: MKNLIARFAKDESGATAIEYGLIAAGIALAIITVVNNLGTTLNTKFGSISSSLK; this comes from the coding sequence ATGAAGAACCTGATTGCCCGTTTCGCCAAGGATGAATCCGGCGCTACCGCCATCGAATACGGCCTGATCGCCGCCGGCATCGCGCTGGCCATCATCACCGTCGTCAACAACCTCGGCACCACGCTGAACACCAAGTTCGGTTCGATCAGCTCCTCGCTGAAGTAA